The following are from one region of the Acanthopagrus latus isolate v.2019 chromosome 2, fAcaLat1.1, whole genome shotgun sequence genome:
- the poldip2 gene encoding polymerase delta-interacting protein 2 isoform X2, translating into MAACALRRGLLSTVSKYNKKPTQRLLSVLDSSSVFEVNRPRLQCRACGLASGVQQRRFMSSRPEGKILETVGVFEAVKQHGKYETGQLFLHSVFGYRGIVLFPWHARLYDRDITPPMSDSKPEPPGAHGSKEVKGKTHTYYQVLIDTRDCPHISQRSQTEAVTFLANHDDSRALYAIPGLDYVSHEDILPYNSTEQAPIQHELFERFLMYNPAKSPPFTPRDTLKAWQEKNHPWLELSDVHRETTENIRVTVIPFYMGMREAQNSHVYWWRYCIRLENMGSEVVQLRERHWRIFSLSGTLETVRGRGVVGREPVLSKEQPAFQYSSHVSLQAPSGHMWGTFRIERTDGSHFDVRIPPFSLESNKDDKAPPAGYTF; encoded by the exons ATGGCGGCGTGCGCGTTACGCCGAGGTTTATTGAGCACTGTCAGTAAATACAACAAGAAACCCACACAGAGATTACTGAGTGTCCTTGACAGCAGCAGCGTGTTCGAGGTGAACAGACCGCGGTTACAATGCCGAGCTTGTGGACTAGCCAGCGGTGTTCAGCAGCGGAGGTTCATGTCGTCACG GCCTGAGGGGAAGATTTTGGAGACAGTTGGAGTGTTTGAGGCTGTGAAGCAGCATGGCAAATATGAAACAGGACAG CTTTTTCTCCACAGTGTGTTTGGCTATAGAGGCATCGTCTTGTTTCCCTGGCACGCTCGACTGTATGACAGAGACATCACCCCTCCCATGTCTGACAG CAAACCTGAGCCCCCAGGAGCCCACGGTTCCAAGGAGGTGAAGGGGAAGACCCACACCTACTACCAAGTCCTGATTGACACCAGGGACTGCCCTCACATA TCTCAGAGGTCCCAAACGGAGGCAGTGACGTTTCTGGCCAACCATGACGACAGCAGAGCGCTGTACGCCATCCCAG GTCTGGATTATGTGAGCCATGAAGACATCCTGCCCTATAACTCGACAGAGCAGGCACCCATCCAGCACGAGCTGTTTGAGCGCTTCCTCATGTACAACCCTGCTAAAT CTCCTCCATTCACACCCAGAGATACTCTGAAGGCATGGCAGGAGAAGAACCACCCCTGGCTGGAGCTGTCAGACGTCCACAGAGAGACCACTGAGAACATCCGCGTCACCGTTATCCCCTTCTACATGGGCATGAGG GAGGCCCAGAACTCCCATGTTTACTGG TGGCGATACTGTATCCGTCTGGAGAACATGGGCAGCGAGGTGGTtcaactgagagagagacactggaGGATCTTCAGCCTGTCAGGAACCCTGGAGACAGTCCGAGGACGAGGAGTTGTCGGCAGG GAGCCAGTGTTGTCAAAAGAACAGCCAGCCTTTCAGTACAGCAGCCATGTGTCTCTACAAGCCCCCAGTGGTCATATGTG GGGGACGTTCCGTATTGAAAGGACTGACGGCTCCCACTTCGATGTCCGCATTCCTCCTTTCTCCCTGGAGAGCAACAAAGACGACAAAGCACCCCCCGCTGGCTACACATTCTAA
- the poldip2 gene encoding polymerase delta-interacting protein 2 isoform X1 → MAACALRRGLLSTVSKYNKKPTQRLLSVLDSSSVFEVNRPRLQCRACGLASGVQQRRFMSSRNRPEGKILETVGVFEAVKQHGKYETGQLFLHSVFGYRGIVLFPWHARLYDRDITPPMSDSKPEPPGAHGSKEVKGKTHTYYQVLIDTRDCPHISQRSQTEAVTFLANHDDSRALYAIPGLDYVSHEDILPYNSTEQAPIQHELFERFLMYNPAKSPPFTPRDTLKAWQEKNHPWLELSDVHRETTENIRVTVIPFYMGMREAQNSHVYWWRYCIRLENMGSEVVQLRERHWRIFSLSGTLETVRGRGVVGREPVLSKEQPAFQYSSHVSLQAPSGHMWGTFRIERTDGSHFDVRIPPFSLESNKDDKAPPAGYTF, encoded by the exons ATGGCGGCGTGCGCGTTACGCCGAGGTTTATTGAGCACTGTCAGTAAATACAACAAGAAACCCACACAGAGATTACTGAGTGTCCTTGACAGCAGCAGCGTGTTCGAGGTGAACAGACCGCGGTTACAATGCCGAGCTTGTGGACTAGCCAGCGGTGTTCAGCAGCGGAGGTTCATGTCGTCACG GAACAGGCCTGAGGGGAAGATTTTGGAGACAGTTGGAGTGTTTGAGGCTGTGAAGCAGCATGGCAAATATGAAACAGGACAG CTTTTTCTCCACAGTGTGTTTGGCTATAGAGGCATCGTCTTGTTTCCCTGGCACGCTCGACTGTATGACAGAGACATCACCCCTCCCATGTCTGACAG CAAACCTGAGCCCCCAGGAGCCCACGGTTCCAAGGAGGTGAAGGGGAAGACCCACACCTACTACCAAGTCCTGATTGACACCAGGGACTGCCCTCACATA TCTCAGAGGTCCCAAACGGAGGCAGTGACGTTTCTGGCCAACCATGACGACAGCAGAGCGCTGTACGCCATCCCAG GTCTGGATTATGTGAGCCATGAAGACATCCTGCCCTATAACTCGACAGAGCAGGCACCCATCCAGCACGAGCTGTTTGAGCGCTTCCTCATGTACAACCCTGCTAAAT CTCCTCCATTCACACCCAGAGATACTCTGAAGGCATGGCAGGAGAAGAACCACCCCTGGCTGGAGCTGTCAGACGTCCACAGAGAGACCACTGAGAACATCCGCGTCACCGTTATCCCCTTCTACATGGGCATGAGG GAGGCCCAGAACTCCCATGTTTACTGG TGGCGATACTGTATCCGTCTGGAGAACATGGGCAGCGAGGTGGTtcaactgagagagagacactggaGGATCTTCAGCCTGTCAGGAACCCTGGAGACAGTCCGAGGACGAGGAGTTGTCGGCAGG GAGCCAGTGTTGTCAAAAGAACAGCCAGCCTTTCAGTACAGCAGCCATGTGTCTCTACAAGCCCCCAGTGGTCATATGTG GGGGACGTTCCGTATTGAAAGGACTGACGGCTCCCACTTCGATGTCCGCATTCCTCCTTTCTCCCTGGAGAGCAACAAAGACGACAAAGCACCCCCCGCTGGCTACACATTCTAA